A single Sulfurimonas crateris DNA region contains:
- a CDS encoding acyl carrier protein has protein sequence MKATVENVKEVIAEAEVLGDASEMKNDIPLRDQGIDSLDVVNVYLLLEEKFDIKIPDEDLSQVRTISDIVEYINKKVD, from the coding sequence ATGAAAGCAACAGTAGAAAATGTAAAAGAAGTGATAGCAGAGGCGGAAGTGCTAGGTGATGCAAGTGAAATGAAAAACGATATACCACTGAGAGATCAAGGTATAGATTCTCTTGATGTTGTAAATGTTTATTTATTGCTTGAAGAAAAGTTTGATATTAAAATTCCTGATGAGGATTTAAGTCAAGTACGCACAATCAGTGATATAGTTGAGTACATAAATAAAAAAGTAGATTAA
- a CDS encoding ketoacyl-ACP synthase III has translation MLGIKQIASYLPDNKISNYDKKEKFELDDDFIENKIGVKFHALKEKEEKASDLCVKAFTNLTQKLSINKDEIDCCVVVTQNPDFNIPHTSAIVHGKLELPQNCACFDISLGCSGYVYGLSNIISFMKNNNLKNGLLFTADPYSDIIDNEDKNTALLFGDGATVTYINEDGTFVPKDFSFGTNGKDYRELLCEEKLYMNGRAVFNFAATTIPKHIEALLHKNNLENSDIDKYVLHQGSKYIVDTIRKRLKVDESKVPFDMHEYGNTVSSSIPIILEKEIIKEENRRFLISGFGVGLSWGSAIIEKV, from the coding sequence ATGTTAGGGATAAAACAAATAGCAAGTTATCTACCAGATAATAAAATATCTAATTATGATAAAAAAGAGAAGTTTGAGCTTGATGATGATTTCATAGAAAATAAAATAGGTGTAAAGTTCCATGCCTTAAAAGAGAAAGAGGAAAAGGCTTCAGACTTATGTGTAAAAGCATTTACAAACTTGACGCAAAAACTCAGTATCAATAAAGATGAGATTGATTGTTGTGTTGTGGTAACTCAAAATCCAGATTTTAATATACCTCATACATCTGCGATTGTTCACGGTAAACTTGAACTACCTCAGAATTGTGCCTGTTTTGATATATCTTTGGGGTGTAGCGGATATGTGTATGGATTATCAAACATCATCTCGTTTATGAAGAACAATAATTTAAAAAATGGACTTCTTTTTACCGCTGACCCATATTCAGATATAATAGATAACGAAGATAAAAATACTGCACTGCTTTTTGGTGATGGCGCAACAGTAACTTACATAAATGAGGATGGAACCTTTGTTCCAAAAGATTTTAGTTTTGGCACAAATGGAAAAGATTATAGAGAGTTGCTTTGTGAGGAGAAACTTTATATGAATGGCAGGGCAGTATTTAATTTTGCGGCGACGACTATACCTAAACATATAGAAGCACTTCTTCATAAAAATAATCTAGAAAATAGTGACATAGATAAATATGTACTGCATCAAGGAAGCAAATATATAGTAGATACTATAAGAAAAAGACTTAAAGTAGATGAGTCGAAAGTGCCTTTTGATATGCATGAATATGGGAATACCGTCTCTTCTTCTATCCCTATTATTTTAGAAAAAGAGATAATAAAAGAAGAGAACAGAAGGTTTTTGATTTCTGGGTTTGGTGTAGGACTATCTTGGGGTAGTGCTATAATAGAAAAAGTTTAA
- the pseF gene encoding pseudaminic acid cytidylyltransferase gives MARAVAIIPARGGSKRIPKKNIKDFHGLPLIAYSIKAALESNLFEKIIVTTDDEEIAKIAKEYGAEVPFLRPKELSDDFTGTGDVVKHAIDYLKEHGEEFDYVCTIYATAPLLQAKYLIEGFEALKNSDAINAFSATSMPFPIWRTFKIDKDGRCEMFWRENFSKRSQDLEEAYQDAGQFYWKNLNKKSDDIMFSKDSMPIILPRYLVQDIDTLEDWERTEYMYEVIYKKGI, from the coding sequence ATGGCTAGAGCCGTAGCAATTATTCCTGCACGCGGCGGCAGTAAAAGAATTCCAAAAAAAAACATCAAAGATTTCCACGGACTGCCGCTTATTGCATATAGTATAAAAGCAGCTTTAGAATCAAATCTTTTTGAGAAGATTATTGTAACGACTGATGATGAAGAGATAGCAAAAATAGCAAAAGAGTATGGTGCAGAAGTTCCATTTTTGCGACCAAAAGAACTCTCCGATGATTTTACGGGTACGGGTGATGTGGTTAAGCATGCTATTGATTATTTAAAAGAGCATGGTGAAGAGTTTGATTATGTTTGTACTATCTATGCAACCGCACCGCTTTTGCAGGCGAAATATTTAATAGAAGGGTTTGAAGCACTTAAAAACTCAGATGCCATTAACGCTTTTTCTGCAACTTCTATGCCTTTTCCTATCTGGCGTACTTTTAAAATTGATAAAGACGGAAGATGCGAAATGTTCTGGAGAGAAAATTTCAGTAAAAGAAGTCAGGACCTAGAAGAGGCTTATCAAGATGCGGGGCAGTTTTACTGGAAAAACCTAAATAAAAAGAGTGACGATATAATGTTTTCAAAGGATAGTATGCCGATTATACTTCCAAGATATTTAGTTCAAGACATAGATACTTTAGAGGATTGGGAGAGAACCGAGTACATGTATGAAGTAATCTATAAAAAAGGAATTTAA
- the pseC gene encoding UDP-4-amino-4,6-dideoxy-N-acetyl-beta-L-altrosamine transaminase, which produces MNFIPYGKQNITQDDIDVVVKTLKSDYLTTGPKVKEFEDAIAKFSDVKYCVAVSNGTTALHLASLVLLNKGDKVLTTPNSFLATSNSILYVGAKPIFVDITKDGNIDLDLCEEELKKDSTIKAIYAVAFSGNPLNQGRLKHLRETYKVAILEDCAHAIGAAYNGIKAGSCANSDMSIFSFHPVKHITTAEGGAITTNSKEIYEKLLMLRAHGMVKTPDMKPWEYEMRELGYNYRITDIQCALGLSQLNRLESFIARRKEIAKTYDSAFKGTIVQPLYTFDGNSSYHLYVVLVDFTKINVSKEELFIKLREKGIGIQLHYIPINKQPYYKNLGYGNEHTPVMDKYYEECFSLPMYPSLSDEEQDYVIKTLLEVLNG; this is translated from the coding sequence TTGAATTTTATTCCCTACGGTAAGCAAAATATTACCCAAGATGATATAGATGTAGTGGTAAAAACTTTAAAATCGGACTATCTTACTACAGGACCAAAAGTAAAAGAGTTTGAAGATGCTATTGCAAAATTCAGTGATGTGAAGTATTGCGTAGCTGTTTCAAACGGAACAACTGCTCTGCACTTAGCCTCTTTAGTGTTATTAAACAAAGGCGATAAAGTATTAACAACTCCAAACTCATTTTTAGCCACTTCTAACTCTATTTTATATGTGGGAGCAAAGCCAATCTTTGTAGATATTACAAAAGACGGAAATATTGATTTGGATCTATGTGAAGAAGAGTTAAAAAAAGATTCAACAATTAAAGCTATATATGCAGTCGCATTTTCAGGCAATCCTCTAAACCAAGGCAGATTAAAACATCTAAGAGAGACATACAAAGTCGCCATACTAGAAGATTGTGCCCACGCCATCGGTGCAGCTTACAATGGGATTAAAGCCGGAAGCTGTGCAAATAGCGATATGTCTATCTTCTCTTTTCATCCAGTAAAACACATTACCACCGCAGAAGGCGGAGCAATCACCACAAACTCTAAAGAGATATATGAAAAACTTTTAATGCTAAGAGCCCATGGTATGGTCAAGACGCCAGATATGAAACCGTGGGAGTATGAGATGAGAGAACTTGGATACAACTATCGTATTACAGATATACAGTGTGCTTTAGGTTTATCTCAGTTAAACAGATTAGAGAGTTTTATAGCAAGACGAAAAGAGATCGCAAAAACTTATGACAGTGCCTTTAAAGGTACAATCGTACAACCGTTATACACATTTGATGGCAACTCTTCATACCATCTCTATGTTGTTCTTGTTGACTTTACAAAGATAAATGTCTCAAAAGAGGAGCTGTTTATTAAACTCAGAGAAAAAGGTATAGGCATTCAACTGCACTATATTCCAATAAATAAACAGCCATATTATAAAAATTTAGGTTATGGGAATGAGCATACGCCGGTAATGGATAAATATTACGAAGAGTGCTTCTCACTTCCAATGTACCCTTCTCTTAGTGATGAGGAACAAGATTATGTTATTAAAACTTTGCTGGAGGTGCTAAATGGCTAG
- the pseB gene encoding UDP-N-acetylglucosamine 4,6-dehydratase (inverting), whose translation MFNGKNILITGGTGSFGKKYTEILLQKYKPNKIIIFSRDELKQYEMAQVFTDKCMRYFIGDVRDLDRLSEAMYNVDFVIHAAALKHVPVAEYNPMECIKTNINGAENVIRAAIKNSVEKVIALSTDKAANPINLYGATKLASDKLFVAANNMVGDRKTRFSVVRYGNVTGSRGSVIPFFNKLIAEGATELPITDEKMTRFLITLEDGVNFVLKNFERMYGGEIFIPKIPSMKMTDLAKAVAPNMPHKIIGIRPGEKLHEIMCPADDSHLTLEFHDHYVIKPTIQFAHKCDFTTNKIGEKGIPVAQGFEYNSGNNTEWLTNEQFLEMLKKG comes from the coding sequence ATGTTTAATGGCAAAAATATTCTTATTACCGGTGGAACAGGAAGTTTCGGAAAAAAATACACAGAAATTTTACTGCAAAAATACAAGCCGAATAAAATAATAATATTTAGCAGAGATGAGCTTAAGCAGTATGAAATGGCTCAGGTATTTACAGATAAATGTATGAGATATTTTATAGGCGATGTAAGGGATTTAGATAGGCTTAGCGAAGCGATGTACAATGTTGATTTTGTCATACATGCAGCAGCCCTAAAACATGTACCTGTTGCCGAATACAACCCCATGGAGTGTATCAAGACAAATATTAACGGTGCTGAGAATGTCATAAGAGCAGCTATTAAAAACAGTGTAGAAAAAGTAATAGCACTCTCTACCGATAAAGCTGCAAATCCTATAAACCTTTACGGCGCTACTAAGCTGGCATCGGACAAACTTTTCGTAGCTGCTAACAACATGGTGGGCGATAGAAAAACTAGATTTTCAGTTGTTAGATATGGAAATGTTACGGGTTCAAGGGGCTCCGTAATACCATTTTTCAATAAACTAATCGCTGAAGGTGCTACTGAGCTGCCTATTACGGATGAGAAGATGACAAGATTTTTAATCACGCTGGAAGATGGCGTAAATTTTGTCCTTAAAAACTTTGAGAGAATGTACGGCGGAGAGATATTTATCCCAAAAATCCCATCAATGAAGATGACGGATTTAGCAAAAGCAGTGGCACCTAACATGCCTCATAAAATTATAGGTATCCGCCCAGGTGAGAAACTTCATGAGATTATGTGTCCGGCTGATGATAGTCATTTGACATTAGAATTTCATGATCATTATGTTATCAAGCCAACGATACAATTCGCGCATAAGTGTGATTTTACGACAAACAAAATCGGGGAAAAAGGTATTCCGGTAGCACAAGGGTTTGAGTACAACTCCGGCAACAATACCGAGTGGCTTACCAATGAGCAATTTTTAGAAATGCTTAAAAAAGGTTAA
- the fliD gene encoding flagellar filament capping protein FliD yields the protein MAISSLGVGSSILTQDVLDQLREADEAQFIRPVDLSITNENDKKKALELVDANMTNLIDSIDALKTPLLYDERTTSVAGTSVEVTAAANSDIQDFTLDVVNLATKQIEQSGTFASADEFVGSGGQINLNIDGQDFLIDYTATTTLTELKDLINDAAGEKVDATIVQISSGQFSLFVSSVDTGTTQDITISDVTGTLDSSLTTGLTAVQTGVDANFTFNGQPITRTSNNITDLITGLDITLKEVGSSTVSVAQDRDGIMTKIDSFVEKYNAAITELSKVTKSSTESDERGIFSSESTIKRMMRDIENMFSTVGGGVGTMSDFGFDVDKDGKMSVDKDVLNAKLDENSTNVEAFFSGGMFTNADGTQTEVSGVFNEMSVTVGQYTTYNATLDQFKDSINDRIGALEERKTSATERLDAKYEILAKQYAAYDAMIAKLNNASAMFTEMANTSNDYSS from the coding sequence ATGGCTATCAGTTCACTTGGTGTCGGTTCGAGTATTTTGACACAGGATGTTTTAGATCAGTTGAGAGAAGCTGATGAGGCGCAGTTTATAAGACCTGTAGATTTATCAATTACAAATGAAAATGATAAGAAGAAAGCGCTTGAGCTTGTAGATGCTAACATGACAAATTTGATAGACAGCATCGATGCTCTTAAGACGCCTCTTTTATATGATGAGCGCACTACTTCAGTGGCGGGAACATCGGTTGAAGTGACGGCAGCTGCAAACAGTGATATTCAGGACTTTACTCTTGACGTTGTCAATTTGGCAACAAAACAGATAGAGCAGTCCGGCACTTTTGCTTCGGCAGATGAGTTTGTTGGAAGCGGGGGTCAGATAAATCTTAACATTGACGGACAAGATTTTCTAATAGACTATACTGCAACAACAACCCTTACAGAGTTAAAAGACCTTATAAATGATGCTGCAGGGGAGAAAGTAGATGCGACAATTGTTCAGATTAGCAGTGGGCAATTTAGTTTGTTTGTTAGCTCTGTAGATACGGGAACAACACAAGATATAACAATATCAGATGTCACGGGTACTTTAGATTCTAGTTTAACAACAGGCTTAACGGCTGTTCAAACCGGAGTTGATGCAAACTTTACCTTTAACGGTCAGCCGATCACTAGAACCAGCAATAATATTACAGATCTGATTACAGGGCTTGATATAACGCTAAAAGAGGTTGGAAGTTCTACAGTCAGTGTCGCACAGGATCGTGACGGTATTATGACGAAAATAGATAGTTTTGTTGAGAAGTACAATGCGGCTATAACCGAGTTGTCTAAAGTTACAAAGTCCAGTACAGAGAGTGATGAACGCGGTATCTTCTCAAGCGAGAGTACTATAAAAAGAATGATGCGTGACATTGAAAATATGTTCAGTACGGTTGGCGGAGGTGTCGGAACTATGTCTGATTTTGGTTTTGACGTAGATAAAGATGGAAAAATGAGCGTAGATAAGGATGTTTTAAATGCTAAACTGGACGAGAATTCAACTAATGTAGAAGCATTTTTTTCCGGCGGCATGTTTACTAATGCAGATGGAACTCAAACCGAGGTAAGCGGTGTTTTTAATGAAATGTCAGTAACCGTAGGACAATATACTACATATAATGCAACTCTTGATCAGTTTAAAGATTCTATAAACGATAGGATAGGCGCACTAGAAGAGAGAAAAACGTCGGCAACAGAGAGACTTGATGCAAAGTATGAAATTTTAGCAAAGCAGTACGCTGCATACGATGCTATGATAGCAAAGCTAAATAACGCTTCGGCCATGTTTACTGAGATGGCAAATACATCAAACGACTATAGCAGTTAA
- the fliS gene encoding flagellar export chaperone FliS, whose translation MYGNVAHNIYAQNNVGIESPAKLIEMLYEGVLRFNAQAKKAIKDGDIEKRVYWINRSVAVITELIAVLDMKGGRVAQYLEGLYNYEIQLLNEANLKKDESRLDEVSNVFKGLLEAWRETTNVAK comes from the coding sequence ATGTATGGTAATGTAGCTCATAATATTTACGCACAAAATAATGTTGGGATAGAGTCTCCTGCTAAATTAATAGAGATGTTGTACGAAGGGGTTCTACGTTTTAACGCTCAGGCAAAAAAGGCGATCAAAGATGGCGATATCGAGAAGAGGGTTTACTGGATAAACCGCTCTGTTGCCGTGATTACTGAGCTTATTGCCGTCTTAGATATGAAGGGTGGGCGTGTAGCGCAATATCTCGAGGGGCTTTATAATTATGAGATACAGCTTTTAAATGAAGCAAATCTTAAAAAAGACGAGTCAAGACTTGATGAGGTCAGCAATGTATTCAAGGGGTTGTTAGAAGCTTGGAGAGAGACCACAAATGTGGCTAAATAA
- a CDS encoding SDR family NAD(P)-dependent oxidoreductase, producing MRKVVVTGASSGIGKEIARRLLLLDYKVIGVSRGVKKEDFDSQNFTPLQADLSDEKSTLATCKKLSNEDIYMLVNCAGFGRFEPHEELDNKTITDMVFLNLTAPMLLANALLRNLKKNSGYLININSIEALRSSKFAGVYGATKAGLKAFGDSLFEETRKSSLSVTNINPDMTHSNFYNALRFETSHHEDEKLLSSDIADALEHILSMRKGAVVSEYTIRSLNFGISKKKL from the coding sequence ATGAGAAAAGTCGTGGTCACAGGAGCAAGCAGCGGTATAGGAAAAGAGATCGCAAGAAGATTGCTACTGCTTGATTATAAGGTTATAGGAGTCAGCAGAGGCGTTAAAAAAGAGGATTTTGACTCCCAAAATTTCACGCCGCTTCAAGCAGACCTCTCAGATGAGAAGTCAACCCTTGCAACTTGCAAAAAACTATCAAACGAAGATATATATATGCTTGTAAACTGCGCCGGGTTCGGCAGGTTTGAACCTCATGAAGAGCTAGACAACAAAACTATCACCGACATGGTGTTTTTAAATCTTACCGCTCCGATGCTTCTTGCGAATGCCCTGCTTCGCAACTTGAAAAAAAACAGCGGCTATCTTATAAACATAAACTCCATAGAAGCGCTTAGGTCAAGTAAATTTGCAGGAGTTTACGGTGCTACAAAAGCGGGGCTTAAAGCCTTTGGAGACTCTCTTTTTGAGGAGACCAGAAAGAGTTCTCTGAGCGTTACGAACATAAATCCGGATATGACGCATAGCAACTTTTACAACGCTCTTAGATTTGAGACAAGCCATCATGAAGATGAGAAGCTTCTCTCATCAGATATTGCCGATGCTCTTGAGCATATTCTTAGTATGAGAAAAGGTGCGGTTGTAAGTGAGTATACTATCAGAAGTCTAAATTTTGGAATATCTAAGAAAAAACTATGA
- a CDS encoding 5'-methylthioadenosine/S-adenosylhomocysteine nucleosidase, with the protein MIQYAMLYIVTALKSEAQAFVEKYSLTKTSSDGYTIFENENFRVIVSGVGVKSAKKAATFLLKKFSHSSEDRFINVGICGANKSHKIGTLLNIGSIIYRGASHTLNKSSLHSITCTNEEISKDQYEIVDMESFGFYEALKEKQNCFIFKVVSDHFEPNRVTKDGTKKLILNVVDEIIKEVAR; encoded by the coding sequence TTGATACAATACGCCATGCTATATATTGTAACAGCTCTAAAATCGGAAGCTCAGGCATTTGTTGAGAAATACAGCCTTACTAAAACAAGTTCTGATGGCTACACCATTTTTGAAAATGAGAACTTCAGAGTGATTGTTAGCGGGGTCGGAGTAAAGTCTGCAAAAAAAGCCGCCACATTTCTTTTAAAAAAGTTTTCTCACAGCAGCGAAGATAGGTTTATCAATGTGGGTATCTGCGGAGCGAATAAGAGTCATAAGATAGGTACTCTGCTCAATATCGGCTCAATTATATACAGAGGGGCAAGCCATACTCTCAACAAAAGCTCCCTGCACTCTATAACATGCACTAATGAAGAGATATCCAAAGATCAATACGAGATAGTGGATATGGAGTCGTTTGGCTTTTATGAAGCCCTAAAAGAGAAGCAAAACTGCTTCATCTTCAAGGTTGTAAGCGATCATTTTGAGCCAAATAGAGTTACGAAAGATGGTACTAAAAAATTGATCTTAAATGTAGTTGATGAGATTATTAAAGAGGTTGCAAGATGA
- a CDS encoding Hpt domain-containing protein, which yields MFVLNVDYSNLDYDNLALLIGVKSRYIPMIVESFLKETDSILETLEKSIQSKDYDKIRSNAHAIKGSAGNIKFNEIYEMAMEMEQAAAKQNSEFDYKLYLGAIKSAVGTISL from the coding sequence ATGTTTGTTTTAAATGTTGATTATTCAAATTTGGACTATGACAATCTAGCGCTCTTAATAGGGGTGAAAAGCAGATATATTCCTATGATAGTTGAGAGTTTTTTAAAAGAGACAGACTCGATTCTAGAGACTCTTGAGAAATCTATACAGAGCAAGGATTATGATAAGATAAGATCAAATGCACATGCCATAAAGGGGAGTGCCGGAAATATAAAATTTAACGAGATATATGAGATGGCAATGGAGATGGAGCAAGCAGCTGCAAAACAAAACAGCGAGTTTGATTATAAACTATATTTGGGTGCCATAAAAAGTGCCGTAGGTACAATATCTCTTTGA
- the rpmI gene encoding 50S ribosomal protein L35, giving the protein MPKMKSVKGAVKRFKVKKNGTVKRGTAFRSHILTKQDSDTRTKQNRPKVVAKVDEKNIKAMIN; this is encoded by the coding sequence ATGCCAAAGATGAAATCGGTTAAAGGCGCTGTAAAGCGTTTTAAAGTTAAGAAAAACGGCACTGTTAAGCGCGGTACAGCGTTTAGAAGCCATATCTTGACAAAACAAGATTCAGATACTCGCACAAAGCAAAACAGACCAAAAGTCGTTGCAAAAGTTGATGAAAAAAACATTAAGGCTATGATCAACTAA
- the rplT gene encoding 50S ribosomal protein L20 — protein MPRVKTGVVRRRRHKKILKLAKGFYSGRRKHFRKAKEQLERSMYYSFRDRKQKKRDFRKLWIIRINAACRLNGMNYSTFINGMKKAGIELDRKVLADMAMNDAAGFSAVATASKAALSK, from the coding sequence ATGCCAAGAGTAAAAACAGGTGTTGTTCGCAGAAGAAGACACAAAAAAATATTAAAACTTGCAAAAGGTTTTTATAGCGGACGTCGTAAACACTTCCGTAAAGCAAAAGAGCAGTTAGAGCGCTCAATGTACTACTCATTCCGTGACCGCAAGCAGAAAAAACGTGATTTCCGTAAACTATGGATCATCCGTATCAACGCTGCATGTCGTCTTAACGGTATGAACTATTCAACATTCATAAACGGTATGAAAAAAGCAGGCATCGAGCTTGACCGTAAAGTACTTGCTGATATGGCGATGAATGATGCAGCAGGCTTTAGTGCAGTTGCAACAGCATCAAAAGCAGCATTATCAAAGTAG
- a CDS encoding response regulator yields the protein MNGTIDSSILVYLKSLTLLCVEDNKTTQLLYQSIFEDLVANIILADNGEDGYEKFQNQKIDLIIVDYDMPVLNGIEMIKKIRDGDKEIPIILVSAIQDIDVIVQALQLNVNNFLKKPIIVSEVMQAIENVSKLIFAGNYLKEQREKKIRELERKEEYNSYQEDLAFSKELNIVRNDFYYKMLDTEQTTLVDFLYKPLDILSGDAYSARKICAERVFYFIVDGMGKGLSASLSSMLLTAYVNHAVDKMGEDFSLKRLIESSLEYIKPIILDEEALSTEFIVMDYKNSTMIYSKFAMPPSLTQSIDNEVIKIRSNNPPMSKFTDQFAISETDISKITKLLFYSDGLVENSVREKGKLYANFIENDFLRSFTKDELKEKLLYKIDAQEDDMTFIFINQLPSSQKEKRITKTFESTLNAVEEANDWYTDIWSGFTTNYKLAYNAGVVFSELFMNAYEHGNLGLDAKTKHRLLSEDIYFTTLEELQKSCKKEITVTIDIIEANSSRYMATLIKDEGQGFNTTILREIFKDRDNFNGRGIYISRQSSLGLYYNSEGTSVLFLHKA from the coding sequence ATGAACGGTACTATCGATAGTTCAATCTTAGTCTATCTAAAGTCTTTAACACTTCTTTGTGTTGAAGACAATAAAACCACACAGCTTCTTTATCAATCCATCTTTGAAGACCTTGTAGCGAATATCATCCTTGCTGATAACGGCGAAGATGGGTATGAGAAGTTTCAAAATCAAAAGATCGATCTAATTATCGTTGACTACGATATGCCTGTACTAAACGGCATAGAGATGATCAAAAAAATAAGAGATGGCGATAAAGAGATTCCGATCATTCTAGTCTCCGCCATACAAGATATTGACGTTATAGTTCAAGCTCTCCAGCTAAACGTCAACAACTTTTTAAAAAAACCAATAATCGTATCTGAAGTTATGCAGGCCATAGAGAATGTTTCAAAGCTTATCTTTGCGGGCAACTATCTCAAAGAGCAGAGAGAGAAAAAGATAAGAGAGCTTGAGAGAAAAGAGGAGTATAACTCGTATCAGGAAGATCTGGCTTTCTCAAAAGAGCTAAATATCGTAAGAAACGACTTTTATTACAAAATGCTAGATACAGAACAGACAACACTTGTTGATTTTTTATATAAACCATTAGATATTTTAAGCGGGGATGCTTACAGTGCAAGAAAAATATGTGCAGAGAGAGTATTTTACTTTATTGTCGATGGGATGGGCAAAGGTCTCTCTGCATCGCTCAGTTCAATGCTTCTGACTGCTTATGTAAACCATGCTGTAGATAAAATGGGGGAAGATTTTTCATTAAAAAGATTGATAGAATCGTCTCTGGAGTATATAAAACCGATCATTCTTGATGAAGAGGCTCTCTCAACAGAATTTATAGTAATGGACTATAAAAATTCAACTATGATATATTCAAAATTTGCAATGCCGCCATCACTTACGCAGTCCATTGACAACGAAGTAATAAAAATCAGATCAAACAATCCTCCTATGAGCAAATTTACCGATCAATTCGCGATATCTGAAACAGATATTTCCAAAATCACAAAACTCCTATTTTATAGTGACGGCTTAGTAGAGAATAGTGTTAGAGAAAAAGGTAAACTCTACGCGAACTTTATTGAGAACGATTTTCTGCGCTCTTTTACAAAAGATGAACTAAAAGAGAAGCTTTTATACAAGATAGATGCTCAGGAGGATGATATGACCTTCATATTTATAAACCAGCTTCCTTCGAGCCAAAAAGAGAAACGTATTACAAAAACTTTTGAGAGCACTTTAAATGCAGTTGAAGAGGCTAATGACTGGTATACGGATATCTGGAGCGGTTTTACCACAAACTATAAGCTGGCATATAATGCCGGTGTAGTTTTCTCTGAGCTCTTTATGAACGCTTACGAGCACGGAAATCTTGGTCTTGACGCTAAAACAAAGCATAGGCTGCTAAGTGAAGATATCTATTTTACTACACTTGAAGAGCTCCAAAAGAGTTGCAAAAAAGAGATAACTGTGACCATCGATATCATAGAGGCAAATTCAAGTAGATATATGGCTACACTTATAAAAGATGAGGGTCAAGGTTTTAATACCACTATTTTACGTGAAATTTTTAAAGATAGGGATAATTTTAACGGAAGAGGGATCTATATCTCAAGACAATCTTCGCTTGGACTCTATTATAACTCAGAGGGAACCAGCGTTCTTTTTTTGCATAAAGCGTAG